One window from the genome of Candidatus Methylomirabilota bacterium encodes:
- a CDS encoding efflux RND transporter permease subunit, giving the protein KGNANPSLRGLASTFSARSPQVYLNIDRTKAESMQVLPSSIFETLQAYLGSSFVNLFNKFNQVFQVYIQADNAYRLQAGDMRHLYVRNQNGEMVPLNALIQIRQVQGTELLTRYNLYPAASIFGAAAPGFSSGQALTLMEQLAAETLPEGMAYDWTSTSYQEKRVGHQAYFIYALSIALVYLVLAALYESWTSPAAVVLVVPMALVGVLLAQMSRGYDNNLYTQVGLVLMIALASKNAILIVEFARDLHREGLSVTEAAVEATRRRFRPIVMTSFAFILGVVPLMVATGAGAASQQAIGTVVFGGMMASTLLAIPFVPVFYVALEGLSARLRSGRRRQPAPAESR; this is encoded by the coding sequence GAAGGGCAACGCCAACCCGAGCCTCCGCGGCCTCGCCAGCACGTTCAGCGCCCGCAGCCCGCAGGTCTACCTGAACATCGACCGGACCAAGGCGGAGTCCATGCAGGTGCTGCCGTCGAGCATCTTCGAAACCCTGCAGGCGTACCTCGGCTCCTCGTTCGTCAACCTCTTCAACAAGTTCAACCAGGTGTTCCAGGTCTACATCCAGGCCGACAATGCCTACCGCCTCCAGGCCGGAGACATGCGGCATCTCTACGTCCGCAACCAGAACGGGGAGATGGTCCCGCTGAATGCCCTCATCCAGATCCGCCAGGTGCAGGGGACCGAGCTGCTCACCCGCTACAACCTCTATCCCGCGGCGTCGATCTTCGGCGCCGCCGCTCCGGGCTTCAGCTCCGGCCAGGCCCTCACCCTCATGGAGCAGCTGGCCGCGGAGACGCTGCCGGAGGGCATGGCGTACGACTGGACCTCGACGAGCTACCAGGAGAAGCGGGTGGGCCATCAGGCGTACTTCATCTACGCGCTCTCCATCGCTCTGGTCTACCTGGTGCTGGCTGCGCTCTACGAGAGCTGGACGTCTCCCGCCGCGGTGGTCCTGGTCGTGCCCATGGCCCTCGTCGGCGTCCTCCTGGCGCAGATGAGCCGCGGCTACGACAACAACCTGTACACCCAGGTCGGCCTGGTGCTGATGATCGCGCTCGCGAGCAAGAACGCCATCCTGATCGTGGAATTCGCCCGCGACCTGCACCGGGAGGGCCTCTCCGTCACCGAGGCCGCGGTCGAAGCCACCCGGCGCCGGTTCCGGCCGATCGTGATGACCTCGTTCGCCTTCATCCTGGGGGTGGTGCCGTTGATGGTGGCCACCGGGGCGGGCGCGGCCAGTCAGCAGGCCATCGGCACGGTGGTGTTCGGCGGGATGATGGCGTCGACGCTGCTCGCGATCCCGTTCGTGCCGGTCTTCTACGTGGCGCTCGAAGGTCTGAGCGCGCGGCTGCGCAGTGGTCGCCGTCGGCAGCCCGCGCCGGCCGAGAGCCGCTGA